The stretch of DNA GCTCTGGAAATGAAATCGTTCGACGAGCAAATTCATATCCAGCTTCAGCTGATGCTTCGGGAATATATCGGAACTCTTAAATTGGACGATCTTTTAAAACGGAAAGAGGACGTTGCGTCGTTCATACTGTCCCGTTTACGTGAGAAGAGTGAAGAGTTCGGAGTGCAATTCCTTAGTGCGGGGGTGAAGGATGTTATTTTACCGGGTGAAATGAAAGATATCCTAAACACCGTCCTGCTGGCGGAGAAGAAGGCCCAGGCGAATCTAATCACCCGCCGGGAAGAAACGGCATCGACCCGAAGTTTGCTTAATACCGCGAAGCTGATGGACGAGAATCAGACGTTATTCCGGCTGAAAGAGCTGGAATTCCTCGAGAAAATATGCGAGAAAATCGGGTCCATCTCTTTAACGGGCGGCGGAGACCTGTTGGAACGGTTGAGCTCTTTGCTTGGTGAGAAGAAGGCAGCAAGCAAATAATAAGCATTAAAGGTGGGTTTCATATGAGCAGTTACCATCAACAAATCTTAACTGTGCTTGAACGCATCGAGCGTGAAGAAAACGTTCGGATCCTGTATGCCTGCGAATCAGGCAGCCGTGCATGGGGGTTCCCTTCAAAGGATAGCGACTACGACGTAAGATTTCTCTATGTTAGACCGGTAGACTGGTACTTATCAATCTTTGAGAAGCGGGATGTCATCGAACGGCCGATAAGTGACATGCTGGACATCAACGGGTGGGATCTGAGAAAGGCCTTGAACCTGTTTCGCAAGTCGAACCCGCCCCTGCTTGAGTGGCTCCAATCTCCGATTGTATACAGGGAGAACCGCGCGATAACCGAGCAAATCCGCCGGATCTCTCCTTTAACCTTTTCTCCAAGATCATGTATCCATCACTATCTGCATATGGCCAAGGGAAACTACCGCGACTATCTTCAGGGGGACCAGGTCAAGATCAAAAAGTATTTCTATGTTCTCCGCCCGATTTTGGCATGTGAATGGATCGAGAAATACAACACCATGCCCCCGATTGAATTTGATCGTCTGGCCCAGGAGCTTGTGCCAGCGGGAAGCGAATTAAAGGCGGTTATTGACGGGCTGCTGGTCCGTAAAAGAGCGGGCGACGAAATGGATTACGAACCAAGAATCAACCCGATCAATGATTATTTGGAAGAGAAAATAGCGTATTACGAGCGGACGGCACCGGGCATGCGGCCTGGCGATGGAAACCAGGATCAGCGGCTTGATGATTTGTTCCGTTCCGTGCTGAAGGAAGTATGGGGGAAAAGGTGATGAGTACGATTGGAAAGGCATTCTTATAACAGGAGTGAAATAATGTTATGGCATATCAGAATATAAATGGCGTGCTTGTCAGGGGCCAACCCGACGCAGGTGCCTCCCCCAAAAAACAAACAACCGCTTGGACCACAAGGCCCAAGCGGTTATTGTTTACTCAGCGTATCTTATTGTGCTTTTACGAATTCAGCAGCTTTAATACCTGCTTGGCGGCCGAAAATAATGATTTCTGCTACGGAGTTGCCGCCGATCCGGTTTTGGCCGTGCAAGCCGCCGGTCACTTCGCCTGCTGCGAAAAGGCCCGGAATCGGTTTGCCTTCTTTGTTCAACACTTCGGTGTTCGTGTTGATCTTCACGCCGCCCATGGTGTAGTGGATCCCTGGGCCGATCTTAATCGCGTAGTATGGCGCTGCGGACAAGTCGTTGTCCATTCCTGTAGTTCTGCCGAATTC from Paenibacillus sophorae encodes:
- a CDS encoding nucleotidyltransferase domain-containing protein translates to MSSYHQQILTVLERIEREENVRILYACESGSRAWGFPSKDSDYDVRFLYVRPVDWYLSIFEKRDVIERPISDMLDINGWDLRKALNLFRKSNPPLLEWLQSPIVYRENRAITEQIRRISPLTFSPRSCIHHYLHMAKGNYRDYLQGDQVKIKKYFYVLRPILACEWIEKYNTMPPIEFDRLAQELVPAGSELKAVIDGLLVRKRAGDEMDYEPRINPINDYLEEKIAYYERTAPGMRPGDGNQDQRLDDLFRSVLKEVWGKR